AGCGCCGCAGCAACCATCCAGAAGCTGTCCATGATTCCGACGGCCGCGAGCGGAAGGCTGCCGGCACCCCACGAAACCATCATCACCGTGAGGTAGCGGCGCGGCAGCGCGAAGGACGCCGTGGCCAGCGAAGCGGCAGCCCCGCCGACGCCCATCACCGCCAGCAGGAAACCGAACATGCGCGAATCGCCGCCGAGCTGGTCACGGACAACGAACGGCAGCAGCACCTCGATGGGTCCGATCAGGAACAGCACCGAGATGCAGGCCCAGACCAGCGTCCACAACAGCCAGGGCGTCCGGAGAGTGTAGCTGACACCTTCGCGGAGGTCATGGAAGAAGGACGTTTTGCCCCGTTCCGCCGCGGGGCCGCCGCCCGTGCCACCCGCGGGGCCGCCGCCCGTGCCTTCGGTGCCGGGCGCTTCGAGGGCGTGCTGGCCGAGGAAGTTGAGGATGATGAAGGCAAGCAGGTGGCATGCCGCCACGCCCGTGACGGCGTGCGAGGGGGACAAGGCTGCCACCAGGATGCCGGCGACGGCGGGGCCGGCCGCCTGTTGCAGGATGGGGCGCATGGTCCCCTCCATGCCGTTGGCCGCCAGCAGGTCCTCGGCCGGCAGGATCCTGGGCAGGATTGCCGAATAAGCCGGGAAGAAGAACGCCGCCCCCACACCCAGGACAAAGGCGCCCACGGCAAGGTGCCACAGCTGCAGCCAGCCCGCCAGCGCCAGTCCGCTGATGGCGGCGATCACGGCGAGGTTGGTGCCCTCCACCGCGATGATCAGGAGGCGCTGAGGCACCCGGTCGGCCGCGATCCCGCCGGCCAGGACGAACGCCACCAGTCCCACGCTGCCGGCGGTGGCAACGAGGGACAGCTGAAGCGGACCGCCGCCCAGGTGGATCACCTGGTAGACCATGGCCACGGCCCACATGCCGGAGCCGAAAATCGAGACGGCCAGCGCCGCGATCAGCACCCGGTACTCCCGGTGCGCAAAGGGCCTGAGGGCTCTGGGGGTGGGCATATGGACAGTCTAGGCGTGCTCCTCCAGCCGCGCCGCCGCGCCTGCCGGCAACCATTTCCGCCACTGCCCCGTTAGGCTCAACCCATGGGGAACAGTCCGGCAGGCTCATGGCGCCGCAGCATGGCATTCATCGGCAGCAACCCGGGACTGGCACTGCATCCGGTGGACCGCGACGGCGTCCACATCCCCGGCGAACCCGCCAGCTGCTTCGCCTCCTTCTGGATGGCCGAGTGGTCCAGATGGGGCACGGGAAACGCCCTGCTGGTCGCCACCCGCCAGGGCTGGCGCAGCTACGGCTCCAACGGCTACTTCGCCGAAACCCTGGCCAATGAACTGACCCGCTACTTTCCCGAGGCAGCCCGGTTTCCGCTGGCTGAAATCACCCACACCCAGGACGATTTCGACGTCGAGCTCGACCTCGAACGCGGCTTCCGGGCCGTCGGGGGCAAGGCGGAGCTGGAGATCAGCGGCGTCCTGGACCGCCGCCAGTTCCTGGCGCCCGAATTCCAGCTCGGCGGAAACAGCGCAGCCCTGAGCAACGTGTACCTGCCCTGCAGCACGGGACGGCTGTCGGAGTTCGGGGTGGAATGGCCGGGCGCACCGTCGGTGTATCCCGGACCGCGGGGGCCGTCGTCGTCCGCCTATATTGCGGTGGCCGAATCCTGGGTGATGTAGCAAGGTGGCTTAGTGTTAAGGGTGAGTGGCAGCCACGAGCTGTCCCCGCACGGGGCAAACCACGGTTGCGCCGGCGGCTTGTTCCCGTTCCAGGAAAGGTGACGATGGCCATGCGGAAGAACCCGGCAATGAGAATTGCACAAAAGACCGCGCACAAGGCGGTGTTCGACTCCGAGGGAAAGCCCAAGCCCGGATTGCACAGCATGATGCTGCGCGCGGTCGAAGTCCAGCGCCCGCTGGTGCTCGCCAACCTCCGGCGGCTCCAGCGCAGGCACCCGCGTGCCACGGCGGCGCAGCTGGCTGACAAGCTGGAGCGCGACTACCTGCTGGCCGTGACCGGAGGCGGCGCACTGGTGGGCGGATCCGCCGTCATCCCCGGCGTCGGCACAGTCGCCGCGCTGGGCCTCTCGGCCGCTGCAACCGTCGGCTTCCTGGAAGCCACCGCCCTGTACGCGACGTCCCTCGCCGAGCTGCACGGCATCCGCATGATCGATCCGGAAAAAGCCGGTCTTATGGTCATGGCCATCATGCTGGGCGAAGAAGGCACTGCCCTCCTCGGCAGCCTCAGCGGCCAGGCCGCGGGCCGCAGCAAGGGTCCCACGGACGCCTGGGGTTCCGTATTCGCCCGCAAGACGTCCTTCCCCGGCTTCGGATCGGTTCGGGACCGGATCCAGCGCGCGTTCCTCCGCAACCTCCTGCAGCGGCAGGGAACCGCGCTCCTGGGCCGGGCACTGCCGTTCGGCGTCGGAGCCGTGGTGGGCGGGGTGGGCAACCGCGTGATGGGACGCGCCGTCGTCGCAAGCGCCAAAGAGGCCTTTGGCCCCATGCCGGACACAATTCCCGGCGAAGTAGCCGCCGGCACGCCCGCCAGCGGCGGGACAACCGGCCGCACCAGTGCCCCGGCCGCCCTTAACGCCGGCACCAGTGACCCCGGCGCAAACACCCCAGGTGGGGACCCAACCTTGAAAGGCGGATTCATTGGATCTGAACGCTGACCTGGGGGAGTCCTTCGGCTCCTGGACCATGGGGGACGACGCCGCCATGTTCCCGCTCATCACAAGCGCCAGCGTGGCCTGCGGCCTGCATGCCGGAGACCCCGTCACCATGCTGGACACGTGCCGGGCGGCCTATGAGCTGGACGTCCGCGTGGGGGCCCACGTCGGCTACCCGGACCTCCCCGGCTTCGGCCTGCGGTCCATCGACATGACCTTCGACGACCTTTTCGGGGCGGTGCTGTACCAGCTCGGCGCGCTCGACGGCGTGGCGCACGCCGTCGGGGCGTCCGTGGATTTCGTCAAGGCCCACGGCGCGCTGTACGACCGCACAGTGCATGACGCCGAGCAGGCCTCCGCCGTGATCGCCGCCGTGCAGGCCTACGATCCCGGGCTGCCCATCCTGGGCCAGCAGGGGTCCGCGCTGCTGTCCGTCGCCGCGGAAGCCGGCCACCCGGTGTTCCACGAAGCCTTCGCGGACCGCGCCTACTTCCCGGACGGAACATTGGTGCCGCGCTCGCAGGACGGCGCGCTGCTGGAGGACGCCGGAGAGATCGCCGGACGCGCGGTCCGCCTCGCCCTGCACGGTGAAGTGGAAGCCCTGGACGGGACCGTGATCAGGCTGCAGCCGCATTCGCTGTGCCTGCACGGTGACACTCCCGGCTCGGTGGAAACGGCAGCCGCCGTGCGCAAAGCGCTGGAAGCAGCCGGTGTGGAGATCGAGCCCTTCGCGTAGTGCCGTTCGGCCCTATCGGGGGCCTGAACCTGCCACCTAGCTTGAGGGCATGGCTTCCGGACCCCATGCGGGGTTAGATGGACCCGCATCAGATGCAATGTTGAAGCTGGGCCGATTCTTCACGAAATGGGACCAGACCGACGACGGCAGGGCGGTGTTCAGGGAGGGCGGCCGCAAGGGCGACATCTTCTACCGCGACCGGTGGAGCCACGACAAGGTGGTCCGCTCCACGCACGGGGTGAACTGCACCGGTTCATGTTCCTGGAAGGTGTACGTCAAGGACGGCATCATCACGTGGGAATCCCAGCAGACCGACTACCCGTCCGTTGGTCCGGACAGCCCGGAATACGAACCCAGGGGCTGCCCGCGCGGGGCGGCCTTTTCCTGGTACACCTACTCGCCCACGCGGGTCCGCTTCCCGTACGCCCGGGGTGTGCTCGTCGAAATGTACCGCGAGGCCAAGGCCCGGCTGGGGGACCCGGTGCTGGCGTTCGCCGAGATCGCCAGTGATCCGGACAGGCGGCGCCGCTACCAGCAGGCCCGCGGCAAGGGCGGCCTGGTCCGGGTCTCCTGGCAGGAAGCGATTGAGATCGCGGCCGCGGCGCACGTGAACACGATCAAGACCTACGGCCCGGACCGCTGCGCCGGCTTTTCGCCGATTCCGGCAATGTCGATGGTCTCGCATGCCGTGGGAACCCGCTTCATCCAGCTGATCGGCGGGGTGATGACGTCCTTCTACGACTGGTACGCGGACCTGCCCGTGGCCAGCCCGCAGGTCTTCGGCGACCAGACGGACGTCCCGGAATCCGGGGACTGGTGGGATGCGCGCTACCTCATGATGTGGGGTTCCAACGTCCCCGTCACGCGGACCCCGGATGCGCACTGGATGGCCGAGGTGCGGTACCGCGGCACCAAGGTGGTCACGGTCAGCCCGGACTACGCGGACAACACCAAGTTCGCCGACGAATGGCTCCCCGCCCAGGCCGGGACGGACGCCGCGCTGGCCATGGCCATGGGGCACGTCATGCTCAAGGAGTTCTTCGTGGACCGCGACGTCCCGTTCTTTTCCGACTACGTCCGGCAGTACACGGACCTGCCGTTCCTGGTCCGGCTGGAACGGCACGACGACGGCGGGCTGACGCCGTCGAAATTCCTCACCGCCATGGACCTCCCCGCCGAAGCCGGGGCAGAGGACGCTGCGTTCCGCACCGTGCTGTTCGACAAGAAGACCGGGCGGACCGCCGTGCCCAACGGCTCCATGGGTTTTCGGTACTCCGGCAGCGGCGAGGGTAAGTGGAACCTGGACCTCGAAGGGATCGAACCGGCGCTGTCGCTGCGCGAAGTGTCCGGGGACAGCGCCGAGGTCCTGCTGCCGTGCTTCGAGGATGCCGGCGGGGAGGGCAGCGTGCTGCGCCGCGGCGTGCCCGTCATCGAGGTTGAAGGCCAGCTGGTCACCACCGTGTTCGACCTGATGCTGGCCCAGTACGGCGTGGGCCGGGACGGGCTTCCGGGCGAGTGGGCGGCCGGCTACGACGACGCCGCGACGCCCTATACCCCGGCCTGGCAGGAGGAGATCACGTCCGTCCCCGCCCAGGCCTGCATCCGGGTGGCGCGGGAGTTCGCCCGCAACGCCGAACAGTCCAAGGGCCGGTCCATGATCATCATGGGCGCCGGGATCTGCCAGTGGTTCCACGGCGACACCACCTACCGGGCGGTCCTGGCGCTGGTGATGCTGACCGGCTGCATGGGCCGCAACGGCGGCGGCTGGGCGCATTACGTGGGGCAGGAAAAGACGCGGCCGGCCACCGGCTGGGTGTCGCTGGCCAACGCGCTGGACTGGTCACGCCCGCCGCGGACCATGATCGGCACCGGGTACTGGTACATGCACACGGACCAGTGGCGGCAGGACGGCTACTCCACGGACGCACTGAAATCCCCGCTGTCCACCGGAGCCCTGGACGGCATGCACACCGCAGACGCGCTGGCCCAGTCCGCCCGGCTCGGCTGGATGCCCTTCTACCCGCAGTTCGACCGGAATCCGCTGGACCTCGCGGACGAGGCGGAGGCCGCCGTCGCCGCCGGCACCGCGAAGGACACCCCGGGCTACATCGCGGACGCCCTGAAGAACCGCACGCTGAACCCGGCGATCGAGGACGTGGATGCCCCGGAGAACTGGCCGCGGACGCTGGTGCTGTGGCGTTCCAACCTGTTCGGTTCCTCGGCCAAAGGCAACGAGTACTTCCTGCGGAACCTGCTGGGCACCCACAACAACGTCCTGGGCAAGGACCACGCCGAAGGGCTCAAGCCCCGGGACGTGAAGTGGCACGAGCAGGCGCCGGAAGGAAAACTGGACCTGCTGGTGTCAGCCGACTTCCGGATGACCTCCACCACGCTGCTCTCCGACGTCGTGTTCCCCGCCGCCACCTGGTACGAGAAGCACGACCTGTCCTCCACGGACATGCACCCGTTTGTGCACGCCTTCACGCCGGCGATCGACCCGCCATGGGAGACCAAAACGGACTTCGAGATGTTCCACCTGCTGGCACGGGAGTTCTCCCGGATGGCAAAAACCCACCTGGGCATCCGCCGGGACCTGGTCAGCGTGCCGCTGCAGCACGACACCCCGGGCCAGCTGGCGCAGCCCGGCGGGATCGTGCGGGACTGGCGGAACACGGATATTCCCGCCGTGCCCGGGCAGAACATGCCCGTCTTTTCGGTGGTGGAGCGGGACTACACGGCCATCGCGGACAAGCTCGCCGCCGTCGGGCCC
Above is a window of Arthrobacter sp. FB24 DNA encoding:
- a CDS encoding LamB/YcsF family protein → MDLNADLGESFGSWTMGDDAAMFPLITSASVACGLHAGDPVTMLDTCRAAYELDVRVGAHVGYPDLPGFGLRSIDMTFDDLFGAVLYQLGALDGVAHAVGASVDFVKAHGALYDRTVHDAEQASAVIAAVQAYDPGLPILGQQGSALLSVAAEAGHPVFHEAFADRAYFPDGTLVPRSQDGALLEDAGEIAGRAVRLALHGEVEALDGTVIRLQPHSLCLHGDTPGSVETAAAVRKALEAAGVEIEPFA
- a CDS encoding nitrate reductase subunit alpha: MASGPHAGLDGPASDAMLKLGRFFTKWDQTDDGRAVFREGGRKGDIFYRDRWSHDKVVRSTHGVNCTGSCSWKVYVKDGIITWESQQTDYPSVGPDSPEYEPRGCPRGAAFSWYTYSPTRVRFPYARGVLVEMYREAKARLGDPVLAFAEIASDPDRRRRYQQARGKGGLVRVSWQEAIEIAAAAHVNTIKTYGPDRCAGFSPIPAMSMVSHAVGTRFIQLIGGVMTSFYDWYADLPVASPQVFGDQTDVPESGDWWDARYLMMWGSNVPVTRTPDAHWMAEVRYRGTKVVTVSPDYADNTKFADEWLPAQAGTDAALAMAMGHVMLKEFFVDRDVPFFSDYVRQYTDLPFLVRLERHDDGGLTPSKFLTAMDLPAEAGAEDAAFRTVLFDKKTGRTAVPNGSMGFRYSGSGEGKWNLDLEGIEPALSLREVSGDSAEVLLPCFEDAGGEGSVLRRGVPVIEVEGQLVTTVFDLMLAQYGVGRDGLPGEWAAGYDDAATPYTPAWQEEITSVPAQACIRVAREFARNAEQSKGRSMIIMGAGICQWFHGDTTYRAVLALVMLTGCMGRNGGGWAHYVGQEKTRPATGWVSLANALDWSRPPRTMIGTGYWYMHTDQWRQDGYSTDALKSPLSTGALDGMHTADALAQSARLGWMPFYPQFDRNPLDLADEAEAAVAAGTAKDTPGYIADALKNRTLNPAIEDVDAPENWPRTLVLWRSNLFGSSAKGNEYFLRNLLGTHNNVLGKDHAEGLKPRDVKWHEQAPEGKLDLLVSADFRMTSTTLLSDVVFPAATWYEKHDLSSTDMHPFVHAFTPAIDPPWETKTDFEMFHLLAREFSRMAKTHLGIRRDLVSVPLQHDTPGQLAQPGGIVRDWRNTDIPAVPGQNMPVFSVVERDYTAIADKLAAVGPLADKLGFTVKNVTYKLAGPLERLSRSNGVMLGGAADGRPAIDTDAKMAEAILAFSGTTNGALSVQGFKDLEVRTGRKLADLSKGSEEKVITFAQTQAGPVPVITSPEWSGSETGGRRYAPFTINVERLKPWHTLTGRMHFFLDHDWMIDIGEALPIYRPPLDMHQLFGEPKLGRDGAMEVVVRYLTPHSKWSIHSEYQDNLLMLSLSRGGPTVWMSPADAEAIQVKDNDWVECLNINGVLVARAIVSHRMPAGVVYVHHAQERTIDVPKSEATGRRGGIHNSVTRLLVKPSHLIGGYAQLAYAFNYLGPTGNQRDMVATVRRRSQEVQY
- a CDS encoding MFS transporter — encoded protein: MPTPRALRPFAHREYRVLIAALAVSIFGSGMWAVAMVYQVIHLGGGPLQLSLVATAGSVGLVAFVLAGGIAADRVPQRLLIIAVEGTNLAVIAAISGLALAGWLQLWHLAVGAFVLGVGAAFFFPAYSAILPRILPAEDLLAANGMEGTMRPILQQAAGPAVAGILVAALSPSHAVTGVAACHLLAFIILNFLGQHALEAPGTEGTGGGPAGGTGGGPAAERGKTSFFHDLREGVSYTLRTPWLLWTLVWACISVLFLIGPIEVLLPFVVRDQLGGDSRMFGFLLAVMGVGGAAASLATASFALPRRYLTVMMVSWGAGSLPLAAVGIMDSFWMVAAALFVFGATGGIGMVIWGTLLQRRVPPHLLGRVSSLDFFVSLALMPVSMALAGPVAEVVPTWVIFLVAGGVCPVMAVVAMVVARMPADELAHPLDRSAGDRESADSP